From a region of the Lactuca sativa cultivar Salinas chromosome 4, Lsat_Salinas_v11, whole genome shotgun sequence genome:
- the LOC111899667 gene encoding protein NLP1 encodes MDDHTTMFGSDFDCSDLSCSTLLDFSPSYFSSTDVFMGCFDPIVSPEETDMNPLDDCHEFFDDRLIQAFDYLNEKCIMDTDLLVQLWLPVTSHGKRVLTTENKSFIFNSDNTNLSNYREVSKNYRFAAEYDSNDMIGFPSHVFMKKFPTCTPDLRFVAEGDDPRVIYAQKLNLCGCLNLPVFELDGGTCLGVVEVVTTSRKINLRDELENICKALEAVDLRSSEFLIHPKQKDFSEPYDAVLSEIQDVLRSTCNTLNLPLAQTWGRCEGRSGPISVIESASYVYDPEILGFFEATSSQQLVSGEGIAGKALGTNQPCFTDINDFCRTDYPISSYYGLNAAMAIRLRSTYTGPTDFILEFFLPRDCKRDDEQKQIGTSIITMIKQISWSLHLINAEELMKGMNTRDESWISDMVEARERGETVILSMGCQKEEPQEETNTRDESWIADMIQARERGEKVILSMGCHKEEPEEEFQVINQFYNGLENQSFLEWGTGTGLRGQSKRSSIKNRVKTERNISLQDLQQYFPGSLKDAAKSIGVCPTTLKRICRQHGIMRWPSRKIKKVSHSLKKLQLVIDSVQGAEGMIKLGSFYTNFPELNSPISPTPKTKVNNRVNHLKKSQTPSNSSSSCSRDSSSSSGNAFPVHTENVPGSQKRKLPVNQRYNNMNDLLLTPKDKLVDDQRFVEVIPPTINDEGIFRVKATYGDEKIRFRMSKNWGFGDLHREISKRFNIYDMGNIRIEYIDDDSEWVLLACDDDVEECMDLHTSINNQTIKLVVHRSTHPSFMW; translated from the exons ATGGACGATCATACCACGATGTTTGGATCCGATTTTGATTGCTCTGATCTGTCTTGTTCAACCCTTTTGGATTTTTCACCTTCTTACTTTAGTTCCACAGACGTATTCATGGGATGTTTTGATCCAATCGTTTCCCCAGAGGAAACAGATATGAACCCTCTTGATGATTGTCACGAGTTCTTTGATGATCGATTGATTCAAGCCTTTGACTATCTGAACGAAAAATGCATAATGGACACAGATCTTCTTGTTCAACTATGGCTGCCAGTAACTAGCCATGGCAAACGAGTCCTAACCACAGAGAACAAATCATTCATATTTAACTCAGATAACACAAACCTCTCAAACTATCGAGAGGTTTCCAAGAACTATCGATTTGCAGCTGAGTATGATTCTAATGATATGATCGGTTTCCCTAGCCATGTTTTCATGAAGAAGTTTCCCACATGCACTCCAGATCTTCGATTTGTTGCAGAAGGGGATGACCCACGTGTGATTTATGCTCAAAAACTCAACCTTTGTGGGTGTCTCAACCTCCCTGTCTTTGAATTAGATGGTGGAACTTGCTTGGGTGTTGTTGAGGTGGTGACTACTTCCCGAAAAATCAACCTCCGGGATGAACTCGAAAACATCTGTAAAGCTCTTGAG GCTGTTGATCTAAGGAGTTCGGAGTTCTTGATCCATCCAAAGCAAAAG GATTTCAGTGAACCATACGATGCTGTACTTTCGGAGATTCAAGATGTTTTGAGAAGCACATGCAATACTCTCAATTTGCCATTGGCTCAAACATGGGGCCGATGTGAAGGCAGATCCGGACCCATTTCCGTGATCGAATCCGCTTCGTATGTGTACGATCCggagattttagggttctttgaGGCGACTTCCAGCCAGCAGCTTGTATCAGGAGAAGGTATTGCTGGTAAAGCGTTGGGTACAAACCAACCTTGCTTTACTGACATTAATGATTTTTGTAGGACTGATTATCCGATAAGTTCTTATTACGGCCTCAATGCTGCCATGGCAATACGTCTCCGTAGCACCTACACGGGACCCACCGATTTCATCCTCGAGTTTTTTCTCCCCCGCGATTGCAAACGAGATGATGAACAAAAACAGATCGGAACCTCGATAATTACGATGATAAAACAAATTTCTTGGAGCTTGCATTTGATAAACGCTGAAGAACTAATGAAAGGCATGAATACCCGTGATGAATCTTGGATATCCGATATGGTGGAAGCGCGGGAGAGGGGCGAAACGGTCATTTTGTCCATGGGATGTCAAAAGGAAGAACCACAAGAAGAAACAAATACCCGAGATGAATCTTGGATTGCGGATATGATTCAAGCCAGAGAGAGGGGCGAAAAGGTCATTTTATCCATGGGGTGTCACAAGGAAGAACCCGAAGAGGAGTTTCAAGTGATAAACCAATTTTATAACGGACTCGAAAATCAAAGTTTTCTCGAGTGGGGAACTGGAACCGGATTAAGAGGCCAATCAAAACGGTCGAGCATAAAAAATCGGGTGAAGACAGAGAGGAACATAAGTTTGCAAGATCTCCAACAATACTTTCCTGGGAGTCTTAAGGACGCTGCTAAAAGCATTGGAG TGTGCCCGACTACATTAAAACGAATATGCAGACAACACGGAATCATGAGATGGCCATCTCGAAAGATCAAGAAAGTAAGCCATTCTTTAAAGAAGCTCCAACTCGTCATCGATTCCGTTCAAGGTGCTGAGGGGATGATCAAACTCGGATCATTTTATACCAATTTCCCGGAACTAAACTCCCCGATTTCACCTACTCCTAAAACAAAAGTCAACAATCGGGTCAATCACTTAAAAAAATCCCAAACACCATCCAATTCTTCATCTTCTTGCAGCCGCGATTCAAGTAGTTCATCCGGAAACGCCTTTCCTGTGCATACCGAAAACGTTCCCGGGTCGCAAAAGAGAAAGTTACCCGTAAACCAG AGATACAACAATATGAACGACTTGTTGTTAACACCAAAAGACAAACTAGTTGACGATCAGCGGTTTGTGGAAGTTATCCCACCAACAATtaatgatgaaggaatttttagAGTAAAAGCTACTTACGGTGATGAGAAAATTCGGTTCCGTATGTCGAAAAATTGGGGTTTTGGAGATTTGCATCGAGAGATTTCGAAACGGTTTAATATATATGATATGGGAAATATTAGAATTGAGTATATAGATGATGACTCAGAGTGGGTACTTTTGGcatgtgatgatgatgttgaggaaTGCATGGATTTGCATACATCTATCAACAATCAAACGATTAAACTCGTTGTTCACCGGTCTACCCACCCGTCATTCATGTGGTAG